The Paenibacillus sp. 481 DNA window TATTTGCGATATTCCTTCTTATCTGGCTTACCGTCAACAAATACGACCATTGCAGACACCGGGTCAGCACCTTGGATGTTAGAGTTATCAAATGCCTCGATACGGCCGCCTGCAATATCAATCCCTATGGCCTCACCTAATCGTTCGACTGCGTGCAGCGTACGCTCCTCATCACGCTCCAGCAGCTTAAATTTCTCATTCAGCACTACACGCGCATTGTCTGCGGCCATCGTAATCATTTGCTTTTTCAAACCACGCTTCGGCACAAGCACCTTCGTCTTTAACCACTGTTGGAGCGCTTCTACACCTGTATCGGCCTGCTCCTGCAATGTATCTAATTCCGTTGCTTCGTCCGTCTCTTGTTCAGACTCGTGAATGGACTCGCGTTCCGCTTCCCGCTCCAACTCCGACTCCTGCTTCAGTTCCAACTCCAAGCCCGCTTCCTCCGCATAAGGCTCGGGCAGCAAAATTTCCTTCGGCACGGCTGGATTCTCACTATAATATTGCGTAACAAACGTCATGAAATCATCGTATGCATGGCCATAGTACGGAAACTTCGTCGTATGACGCTCGATCAACTTCCCTTGGCGCACGTACAAAATTTGTACACACATCCAACCCTTATCGACCGCATACCCGAATACGTCTCGATCTTGATTGTCTGCCGTATTAATCTTCTGCTTCTCCATAATCGCATCAATCGCCAATAACTGATCACGGTACTCCTTGGCCCGCTCAAAATGAAGTTCTTCTGCCGCTTCCTCCATTTTACGCTTTAATTCTTTCTTAATCTCATCGTGGCCACCGTTCAGAAATTTCGCAATCTCCTGCACCATCGTTTCATACTGCACTTCCGTGACTTCCTCTACACACGGGGCCAAGCACTGCCCGATATGGTAATACAAGCAGACCCGATCCGGCAGTGTGCGACATTTGCGCAGCGGATATAAGCGATCAAGCAGCTTTTTCGTCTGCTGGGCTGCATACGAATTCGGATAAGGGCCGAAATACTTCGCCTTATCCTTAAACACTTTGCGAGTCACCTCCAAGCGGGGATGGCGCTCGTTCGTAATTTTTATATAAGGAAACGTCTTATCATCTTTCAGCAAGACGTTATAACGCGGATGATGCTTCTTAATCAAGTTACACTCTAAAATGAGCGCCTCCATATTGGACGAGGTAACAATATACTCAAAATCACGTATTTCAGACACCAAACGCTGCGTCTTCCCGTCATGACTACCTGAAAAATAAGAGCGGACGCGATTTTTTAACACTTTCGCTTTCCCTACATATATGATGTGGCCATCGCGATTTTTCATCAAATAGCAGCCTGACGAATCAGGGAGCAGAGCAAGCTTATTGCGGATACGTTCCAACGCTTGTTCACGTTCCTCAAGGTCTTTGCCCGTCAGCTCCTGCTCTTTCTCGTCTACGTATCGTTCATGCCAACGTTCCTTCCAGCGCTCAGAGCGCGAGATAGCAGGCTTTTCTATTTCAGCTGCACCATTCCCGCCATTCCCTTTATGGGATGGGTGTTGCTTGTCATCTTCACTCAAACGGGCATCTCCTTTCCGCTTGTTCCCCTATTGTTCCCCTTTTCTTATTGTATACGAGTGAGCAACAAAGAAAAAGCCTTCCTAACAGGAAAGCTAGGAAAGCTTTGTAAGAGCTATTAATTACCGTATGCCGGCCTAAAGCTGGCCACGATCTTATGAAGCTCATCTTTGTATGTTGCGTATTTGTAATTTACAACACCCGCGATGACATGATGATAATAATCTTGTGTACCTACAACCGTGTAAATATATGTACTATTATCCTCTTTCATGATCAGTTCCATCGCAGGGTCA harbors:
- the uvrC gene encoding excinuclease ABC subunit UvrC, giving the protein MTGKDLEEREQALERIRNKLALLPDSSGCYLMKNRDGHIIYVGKAKVLKNRVRSYFSGSHDGKTQRLVSEIRDFEYIVTSSNMEALILECNLIKKHHPRYNVLLKDDKTFPYIKITNERHPRLEVTRKVFKDKAKYFGPYPNSYAAQQTKKLLDRLYPLRKCRTLPDRVCLYYHIGQCLAPCVEEVTEVQYETMVQEIAKFLNGGHDEIKKELKRKMEEAAEELHFERAKEYRDQLLAIDAIMEKQKINTADNQDRDVFGYAVDKGWMCVQILYVRQGKLIERHTTKFPYYGHAYDDFMTFVTQYYSENPAVPKEILLPEPYAEEAGLELELKQESELEREAERESIHESEQETDEATELDTLQEQADTGVEALQQWLKTKVLVPKRGLKKQMITMAADNARVVLNEKFKLLERDEERTLHAVERLGEAIGIDIAGGRIEAFDNSNIQGADPVSAMVVFVDGKPDKKEYRKYKVRTVQGPDDYETMREVIRRRYERVLKEQLELPGLIIVDGGRGQISAALDVLENELGLAVPVCGLVKDAKHKTAQLMAGDPPQVVPLPRDSQEFYLLQRIQDEVHRFAITFHRERRAKSMVTSALDSIPGIGEKRRKMLLKHFGSLKKIREAAVEDFRPVGIGDKLARTILQSLRNEQEDEPVADDERISDESQ